The bacterium genome includes a window with the following:
- a CDS encoding Na/Pi cotransporter family protein, producing MDSSFSGLAFLGALAIFMYGIRLSRVGVQLIAGDRLRPLVASLTENRFSALVIGILTTLILQSSTATTVMLVSFAATGVISLVQAMGVILGADIGTTFVVLLFSVRHIADYALLLLVAGVILDIASRRKKSRYLSMIILGFGFVFFGMKLMIQTTAPLQQNHLLTEIFEALGSSPVYAFFAAAAFTALVQNSATTLGVAIALAFSGLLSLPETLPIVLGANVGTCAGSILNSIGGGPAARRVAAAHLLFKATGAAVALAFLPQFRDLVVAIASRMPSFQGNPAAQTALSHLTFNLSLSILFLPFLTPGAWFVRKLIPEPYQSEHKPFGPKYLDSKSLETPPLAFASTRREILRMAEIASEMFARTLTVFADNDRELMNYIEEEDDKVDVLDRSIKMYLAHISQETLTSDQARIQLNLVAMASDMEEICDIINKNVLELAEKKIQKDLQFSAEGWKEIQDFHAKVLENFHLALAYLAAEDEIIARKMARHERHLAVMEDKYREAHLLRLHKGLKEAIETSSIHLDLLANFRRINSKLTAIVKAALPKRENSS from the coding sequence ATGGATTCCTCCTTCTCCGGCCTCGCCTTCCTCGGCGCGTTGGCGATCTTCATGTACGGCATCCGCCTCTCGCGCGTGGGCGTGCAGCTCATCGCGGGGGACCGCCTCCGGCCCCTGGTGGCCTCGCTGACCGAAAACCGGTTCTCCGCCCTGGTCATCGGCATCCTGACGACCTTGATCCTCCAGAGCTCCACGGCGACCACGGTGATGCTCGTGAGCTTCGCCGCCACGGGCGTCATTTCCCTCGTCCAGGCGATGGGGGTGATCTTGGGCGCCGACATCGGCACGACGTTCGTCGTCCTGCTCTTCTCCGTCCGGCACATCGCGGACTATGCCTTGCTCCTGCTGGTCGCGGGCGTGATCCTGGACATCGCCTCGCGCCGGAAAAAAAGCCGCTACCTCAGCATGATTATCCTGGGATTCGGCTTCGTCTTCTTCGGCATGAAGCTCATGATCCAGACTACGGCCCCGCTGCAACAAAACCACCTCCTGACGGAGATCTTCGAGGCCCTGGGTTCGAGTCCCGTCTACGCGTTCTTCGCCGCCGCCGCCTTCACGGCCCTGGTCCAGAACAGCGCAACGACCCTCGGCGTCGCGATCGCGCTGGCCTTCTCCGGACTCTTGAGCCTCCCGGAGACGCTCCCGATCGTCTTGGGGGCGAACGTCGGCACGTGCGCCGGCTCGATCTTGAACTCCATCGGCGGCGGCCCCGCCGCCCGGCGGGTCGCGGCCGCCCATCTCCTCTTCAAGGCGACCGGGGCCGCCGTCGCGCTCGCCTTCCTCCCTCAATTCAGGGATCTGGTCGTGGCGATCGCGTCGCGCATGCCGTCGTTTCAAGGCAATCCCGCCGCCCAGACCGCCTTGAGCCACCTGACGTTCAACCTCTCCCTCTCGATCCTCTTTCTGCCCTTTCTCACGCCGGGGGCCTGGTTCGTCCGTAAGCTCATCCCCGAGCCCTACCAGAGCGAGCACAAGCCTTTCGGTCCGAAATATCTGGACTCGAAGTCCTTGGAGACCCCCCCGCTCGCCTTCGCCAGCACGCGCCGCGAGATCCTGCGCATGGCGGAAATCGCCTCCGAAATGTTCGCCCGCACCCTGACCGTCTTTGCCGACAACGATCGCGAGCTCATGAATTACATCGAGGAGGAGGACGACAAGGTCGACGTCCTCGACCGGTCGATCAAGATGTACCTCGCGCACATCTCGCAGGAGACCTTGACCTCCGACCAGGCGCGCATCCAGCTCAACTTGGTGGCCATGGCGAGCGACATGGAGGAGATCTGCGACATCATCAACAAGAACGTCCTGGAATTGGCCGAGAAGAAGATTCAAAAGGACCTCCAATTCTCGGCCGAGGGATGGAAGGAGATCCAGGATTTCCACGCGAAGGTCTTGGAAAACTTCCACCTGGCCCTCGCCTACCTCGCCGCCGAGGACGAGATCATCGCCCGCAAGATGGCCCGGCACGAAAGGCACCTGGCCGTCATGGAGGACAAATACCGCGAGGCGCATCTCTTAAGGCTGCACAAGGGATTGAAGGAGGCGATCGAGACAAGCTCGATTCACCTGGACCTGCTGGCGAATTTCCGGCGCATCAACTCCA